From a region of the Mercurialis annua linkage group LG1-X, ddMerAnnu1.2, whole genome shotgun sequence genome:
- the LOC126664641 gene encoding uncharacterized protein LOC126664641, translated as MGCCISKCKPKKHYNLPHYSNHNNILEDKLVISQQSLKTPKIISIINPESCSSNKISPSPSSPSPTTSTSTSTISSCSLLSTGSSSILIPKDRSFSNEFLWSCVKENPHIVRINSIKEYSQLVPPNAVHVRKSDYEAVAHGTHSIPQKKLQKRVRSNSPTPIINRQKSFRRESERVVYPPYHSPQYRSLRSPPLSRRFSTGENCSKRMVNNLKVNATNNYNSFSSSYRKENYSMIKPVSPCFNSSHRRQVQSCLKINRETCVHRIRSKIDEVAVEEAVGQYDSEVTPMEEDIDNPLISLDCFIFV; from the coding sequence ATGGGTTGCTGCATTAGCAAATGCAAACCCAAGAAACACTACAATCTTCCACACTATTCCAATCATAATAATATTCTTGAAGACAAGCTTGTAATCTCTCAACAATCTTTAAAAACTCCTAAAATTATCTCAATTATTAATCCCGAATCTTGTTCGTCTAATAAAATTTCCCCTTCCCCTTCTTCTCCTTCACCTACTACTAGTACTAGTACTAGCACAATTAGTTCATGTTCGTTGCTATCTACGGGATCATCGTCGATCTTGATCCCGAAAGACCGGTCATTCTCCAACGAGTTTTTATGGTCTTGTGTTAAAGAAAATCCACACATAGTTCGTATCAATTCAATCAAAGAATATTCTCAACTTGTTCCACCAAATGCTGTACATGTCCGAAAATCGGACTATGAAGCTGTGGCACACGGGACACACTCAATCCCGCAAAAGAAACTTCAAAAACGAGTTCGCTCTAACTCACCTACTCCAATTATAAATCGACAGAAAAGCTTTCGAAGAGAATCGGAAAGGGTAGTTTATCCTCCATATCATTCTCCGCAGTATAGATCATTGAGGTCACCACCTCTCAGTAGACGGTTTAGCACCGGAGAAAATTGTTCCAAACGAATGGTTAACAATTTGAAGGTAAATGCAACAAACAATTACAATTCTTTCTCTTCGTCTTACAGAAAGGAGAATTATTCGATGATCAAGCCGGTTAGCCCATGCTTCAATTCGAGTCATCGTAGACAGGTTCAGTCTTGTCTGAAGATTAACAGAGAGACTTGTGTTCATCGTATAAGATCGAAAATTGATGAAGTTGCAGTGGAAGAAGCAGTAGGTCAATATGATAGTGAAGTAACTCCTATGGAAGAAGATATTGATAATCCCCTTATTTCTTTGGATTGTTTTATATTTGTGTGA